A region of Pseudomonas cavernicola DNA encodes the following proteins:
- a CDS encoding NAD(P) transhydrogenase subunit alpha: MEELISPGIYNLIIFALAIYVGYHVVWNVTPALHTPLMSVTNAISAIVIVGAMLAAALTVTPLGKTMGTLAVALAAVNVFGGFLVTRRMLEMFKKKAPKAKAEGDK; the protein is encoded by the coding sequence ATGGAAGAGTTGATCTCCCCCGGTATCTACAACCTGATCATCTTCGCGCTGGCCATTTATGTTGGCTACCACGTGGTCTGGAACGTTACCCCCGCACTGCACACCCCGCTGATGTCGGTGACCAACGCGATTTCCGCGATCGTCATCGTCGGCGCCATGCTGGCCGCAGCGCTGACCGTCACCCCGCTGGGTAAAACCATGGGCACCCTGGCCGTGGCGCTGGCCGCGGTCAACGTATTCGGCGGCTTCCTGGTGACCCGCCGGATGCTGGAAATGTTCAAGAAAAAAGCGCCCAAGGCGAAAGCGGAGGGTGACAAGTGA
- a CDS encoding NAD(P)(+) transhydrogenase (Re/Si-specific) subunit beta, with translation MSMNLVTTLYLIASICFIQALKGLSHPTSSRRGNLFGMLGMALAIITTVGLVFKLGSEIATTGIGYVIVGLLVGGTAGSIMAKRVEMTKMPELVAFMHSMIGLAAVFIAIAAVVEPQSLGIVKQLGDAIPAGNRLELFLGAAIGAITFSGSVIAFGKLSGKYKFRLFQGAPVQFAGQHKLNLLLGLSTIGLGLVFTFTGNLGAFALMLALAFVMGVLIIIPIGGADMPVVVSMLNSYSGWAAAGIGFSLNNSMLIVAGSLVGSSGAILSYIMCKAMNRSFFNVLLGGFGGAVAAGPAGAQEARPVKSGSSDDAAFLLTNADTVIIVPGYGLAVARAQHSLMELAEKLTHRGVTVKFAIHPVAGRMPGHMNVLLAEAEVPYEQVFEMEDINSDFGQTDVVLVLGANDVVNPAAKNDPNSPIAGMPILEAYKAKTVIVNKRSMASGYAGLDNELFYLDKTMMVFGDAKKVIEDMVKAVD, from the coding sequence ATGAGCATGAATCTGGTAACTACCCTGTATCTGATCGCCTCGATCTGCTTTATTCAGGCGCTCAAGGGCCTATCCCACCCGACTTCGTCGCGGCGCGGCAACCTGTTCGGCATGCTCGGCATGGCGCTGGCCATCATTACCACCGTCGGCCTGGTGTTCAAGCTCGGCTCCGAGATTGCCACCACCGGCATCGGTTATGTGATCGTTGGCCTGCTGGTCGGCGGCACCGCCGGTTCGATCATGGCCAAACGCGTCGAAATGACCAAAATGCCTGAGCTGGTCGCCTTCATGCACAGCATGATCGGTCTCGCCGCGGTGTTTATCGCCATCGCCGCCGTGGTGGAGCCGCAGTCCCTGGGCATCGTCAAGCAACTGGGTGACGCGATTCCGGCCGGCAACCGTCTGGAACTGTTCCTCGGTGCAGCCATCGGCGCCATCACCTTCTCCGGTTCGGTAATCGCCTTCGGCAAACTGTCGGGCAAGTACAAGTTCCGCCTGTTCCAGGGCGCACCGGTACAGTTCGCTGGTCAGCACAAGCTGAACCTGCTGCTCGGTCTGAGCACCATTGGCCTCGGCTTGGTGTTCACCTTCACCGGCAACCTCGGCGCGTTCGCCCTGATGCTGGCGCTGGCTTTCGTGATGGGTGTGCTGATCATCATCCCGATCGGCGGCGCGGATATGCCGGTGGTAGTGTCGATGCTCAACTCCTACTCCGGTTGGGCCGCAGCGGGGATCGGCTTCTCGCTGAACAACTCGATGCTGATCGTCGCCGGGTCCTTGGTCGGCTCCTCGGGTGCGATCCTCTCGTACATCATGTGCAAGGCGATGAACCGCTCGTTCTTCAACGTCCTCCTCGGCGGCTTCGGCGGCGCGGTAGCTGCCGGCCCGGCTGGCGCCCAGGAAGCTCGTCCGGTGAAGTCTGGCTCGTCCGACGATGCCGCGTTCCTGCTGACTAACGCCGACACCGTGATCATCGTTCCAGGCTACGGCTTGGCGGTAGCACGTGCTCAGCACTCGCTGATGGAACTGGCGGAGAAACTGACTCACCGTGGCGTCACCGTGAAGTTCGCGATCCACCCGGTCGCTGGGCGGATGCCGGGGCACATGAACGTGCTGCTGGCCGAGGCCGAAGTGCCTTACGAGCAAGTGTTCGAGATGGAAGACATCAACTCCGACTTCGGTCAGACCGACGTGGTACTGGTGCTCGGCGCCAACGACGTGGTCAACCCGGCGGCGAAGAACGACCCCAACTCGCCGATTGCCGGTATGCCGATTCTCGAGGCCTATAAAGCCAAGACCGTCATCGTCAACAAGCGTTCGATGGCCAGCGGCTATGCCGGCCTGGACAACGAGCTGTTCTACCTGGACAAGACCATGATGGTCTTCGGCGACGCCAAGAAAGTCATCGAAGATATGGTCAAAGCGGTCGACTGA
- a CDS encoding DUF1127 domain-containing protein — MERTLSSDLFFDNTSSQAQAALPLRALSNLLLWQRRISSRHQLARLDSRLLADAGISEAQRHAELSKPFWR, encoded by the coding sequence ATGGAACGTACCCTCAGTTCCGACCTGTTCTTCGACAACACTTCGTCCCAAGCTCAAGCCGCTCTGCCGCTGCGCGCACTCTCCAACTTGCTGCTGTGGCAGCGCCGGATCTCCAGCCGCCACCAGTTGGCCCGCCTGGATTCGCGCCTGCTGGCCGATGCAGGTATCAGCGAAGCACAACGCCACGCTGAGTTGAGCAAGCCGTTCTGGCGTTAA
- a CDS encoding DUF1127 domain-containing protein, translated as MERTVSHVALTITSAKPRSAWPLRLLACFSIWAQRARTRRQLAQLDERLLADVGISSSERLAELDKPFWR; from the coding sequence ATGGAACGCACAGTGAGCCACGTTGCTCTCACCATCACCTCAGCCAAACCTCGCAGCGCCTGGCCTCTGCGGCTGCTCGCCTGCTTCAGTATCTGGGCCCAACGCGCCCGCACGCGCCGGCAACTCGCGCAACTGGATGAGCGCCTGCTGGCCGATGTTGGGATTAGTAGCAGCGAACGCCTGGCCGAGCTGGACAAGCCGTTCTGGCGTTGA
- a CDS encoding DUF2388 domain-containing protein, with the protein MSRLRLLSAAALLAVATSASATSFVVTTDATVGALGATSDATSDVSSSFKDDKIVRAARDDAASFVASQGQIRGVQLEAALQHIRQQVPQLRASSDMQLAQTILTL; encoded by the coding sequence ATGTCCCGTTTGCGCCTGCTTAGCGCCGCTGCCCTGTTGGCCGTTGCCACCAGCGCCTCGGCCACCAGCTTTGTCGTCACTACCGACGCCACGGTCGGTGCACTGGGGGCCACCTCGGACGCCACGTCTGACGTCTCGTCTTCATTCAAGGACGACAAGATTGTCCGCGCCGCCCGCGATGACGCCGCCAGCTTCGTCGCCAGCCAAGGCCAGATTCGTGGCGTGCAGCTGGAGGCCGCGTTGCAGCATATCCGTCAACAGGTACCGCAACTGCGCGCCAGCAGCGACATGCAATTGGCCCAGACGATTCTCACGCTCTAA
- a CDS encoding DUF2388 domain-containing protein: protein MRSPLTIAALALLIAAGTAQAQTLVATSNIIVRAFGRTIDFTSDTTTSIRDSKLVLEAHDDAASFVASQGAIRGAQLEAAFGTLRARVPEARDASDQVLAEAILAL, encoded by the coding sequence ATGCGTAGCCCGTTGACTATCGCAGCCCTCGCCCTGCTTATCGCCGCCGGAACCGCCCAGGCGCAGACCTTGGTCGCGACCAGCAACATCATCGTTCGCGCTTTCGGTCGCACCATCGACTTCACCTCGGACACCACCACCTCGATCCGCGACTCCAAATTAGTCCTCGAAGCCCACGACGATGCCGCCAGCTTTGTCGCCAGTCAAGGCGCTATCCGCGGCGCGCAACTGGAAGCCGCCTTCGGCACTCTCCGCGCCCGTGTGCCTGAAGCACGCGACGCCAGCGATCAAGTCTTGGCCGAAGCCATTCTCGCGCTGTGA
- a CDS encoding DUF4105 domain-containing protein, whose translation MKPVGVWLLAAALLLGGTSTQADLRLVLHDAGLSNSERQASQALLDEAHSALPPRVIEQLDRRVEVSWSSDLPANAYGRAIRADALLLNAKLLPALADGSAASKKTNRPHGTLRRELLATVLHELTHLYDRARLWPAAEKTLLQRCRQQASSLGKVGLPDNCRGQTQRLYTLSDAPRLLDLAGWAQYVGRRGEREQSNRQVARSPDSYELSNPREFVAVNMEYFLLDPAYACRRPALYRYFRAHFGWAPSTAQPCAPAYAYLNAGRDFARQPLGKLDPERVYAVDYLLAEANDQWASRWGHSMLRLIICAPSRPRGPDCRLDLDQHLVLSYRAFVGDVQLSSWDGLTGAYPSRLFVLPLSQVIEEYTKVELRGLASVPLKLSRQELEALVEHAAEQHWSYDGNYYFVSNNCAVETLKLLRSGSARAELNSLDSILPNGLLDMLEGRGLADRSVLNDPKEALRLGYRFDSFRDRYQAMFVVLKEHLPIPQERVDDWLALTASERRPWFAQADLRTSAALLLLEQAAQRRQLLLAQDELKRRYLSGREQRDGSVDKAGGTLEKILASSGFLSRPAELLEGGYGLPQSAEWQHLEQESSSRQQQLRQLSDDLNQEVRALLEPTRLAELEAGEANLKQLGEHLRALHKASGGLVLP comes from the coding sequence GTGAAACCTGTCGGCGTCTGGCTGCTGGCTGCGGCGTTACTGCTGGGCGGCACCAGCACTCAGGCTGACCTGCGCCTGGTGCTACACGACGCAGGGCTGAGCAACAGTGAACGGCAAGCCAGCCAGGCCTTGCTCGATGAGGCGCATAGCGCCTTGCCGCCACGCGTAATCGAACAACTGGATCGGCGCGTCGAAGTCAGCTGGAGCAGCGATTTACCAGCCAATGCCTATGGCCGCGCCATCCGCGCTGACGCCCTGCTGCTGAATGCCAAGCTGCTGCCAGCCCTGGCCGATGGCTCCGCCGCCAGCAAAAAAACCAACCGTCCCCACGGCACCCTGCGGCGTGAATTGTTGGCCACCGTGCTGCATGAACTGACCCACCTCTACGATCGCGCCCGGCTGTGGCCGGCGGCCGAAAAAACCCTGCTACAACGCTGCCGGCAGCAGGCCTCCAGCCTCGGCAAAGTCGGCCTGCCGGATAACTGCCGCGGCCAGACGCAACGCCTCTACACCCTCAGCGATGCTCCGCGCCTGCTCGACCTGGCCGGCTGGGCGCAATACGTTGGCCGGCGCGGCGAACGCGAGCAGAGCAATCGCCAAGTCGCACGCAGCCCAGACAGCTACGAGCTGAGCAATCCGCGCGAGTTCGTCGCGGTGAACATGGAGTACTTCCTCCTCGACCCCGCCTACGCTTGTCGGCGGCCGGCGCTGTATCGCTATTTTCGTGCGCACTTCGGCTGGGCACCGAGCACAGCGCAGCCCTGCGCCCCTGCCTATGCCTACCTGAACGCCGGCCGTGATTTCGCCCGCCAGCCGCTCGGCAAGCTCGACCCGGAACGCGTCTACGCAGTCGACTACCTGCTGGCCGAAGCCAATGATCAGTGGGCCAGCCGCTGGGGCCACAGCATGTTGCGGCTGATCATCTGCGCGCCGAGCCGCCCGCGTGGGCCGGACTGTCGGCTGGATCTGGATCAGCACCTGGTGCTGTCCTACCGCGCCTTCGTCGGCGACGTGCAACTGTCCAGTTGGGACGGTCTGACCGGCGCCTATCCTTCGCGGCTGTTCGTCCTGCCACTCAGCCAGGTCATCGAGGAGTACACCAAAGTCGAGCTTCGCGGCCTCGCTTCAGTGCCACTGAAACTCTCGCGACAAGAGTTGGAAGCGCTGGTCGAACATGCCGCCGAGCAACACTGGAGCTACGACGGCAACTACTATTTCGTGTCGAATAACTGCGCCGTGGAAACCCTCAAGTTACTGCGCAGCGGCAGTGCACGGGCGGAGCTGAACAGCCTCGACAGCATCTTGCCCAACGGCCTGCTGGACATGCTTGAAGGCCGTGGCCTGGCCGACCGCAGCGTACTGAACGACCCCAAAGAAGCGCTGCGCCTGGGCTATCGCTTCGACTCCTTCCGCGACCGTTATCAGGCCATGTTCGTGGTGCTCAAGGAGCACCTGCCAATTCCTCAGGAACGGGTCGATGACTGGCTGGCCTTGACCGCCAGCGAACGCCGGCCCTGGTTCGCCCAAGCGGACCTGCGCACCAGCGCCGCCTTGTTATTGCTGGAGCAGGCGGCCCAGCGTCGGCAGTTGCTGCTGGCCCAGGATGAACTCAAGCGCCGCTACCTGAGCGGCCGCGAACAGCGCGATGGCAGCGTCGACAAGGCCGGTGGCACCCTGGAAAAGATCCTCGCCAGCAGCGGCTTCCTCAGCCGCCCGGCAGAGCTGCTGGAGGGCGGTTACGGTCTGCCGCAATCCGCCGAATGGCAGCACCTTGAACAGGAAAGCAGCAGTCGCCAGCAGCAGCTACGGCAACTGAGCGACGACCTCAATCAGGAAGTCCGCGCCCTCTTGGAACCCACCCGCCTGGCCGAACTGGAGGCCGGCGAAGCCAACCTGAAACAGCTCGGCGAACACTTGCGCGCACTGCACAAGGCCTCAGGCGGGCTGGTGCTGCCGTAG
- a CDS encoding GFA family protein, which produces MSDLYSGGCHCGTLRYQFRAPLEDIAHCHCSICRRTTGGIVTTWITVPLQAFQWTAGTPAEYASSASCTRSFCPNCGAHLTLFTTLSAQTLDITIATLDHPERAPADRHIWTKSRLPWLSLDPQLPEEDEEQIS; this is translated from the coding sequence ATGAGCGACCTGTATAGCGGCGGCTGCCATTGCGGTACTTTGCGCTACCAGTTCCGCGCGCCCTTGGAAGATATCGCGCATTGCCATTGTTCGATCTGCCGACGTACTACCGGCGGGATCGTCACTACCTGGATAACGGTGCCGCTGCAGGCCTTTCAGTGGACCGCCGGCACGCCCGCCGAATACGCCTCTTCGGCGAGCTGCACGCGCAGCTTCTGTCCGAACTGCGGCGCCCATCTGACGCTGTTCACCACGCTGAGCGCGCAAACCCTGGATATCACCATCGCCACCCTCGACCACCCGGAGCGGGCGCCGGCGGATCGGCATATCTGGACGAAAAGCCGCCTGCCCTGGTTATCGCTGGACCCGCAGTTGCCGGAGGAAGATGAGGAGCAGATTTCGTAG
- a CDS encoding AEC family transporter encodes MRLPLGVYVIDLLLALWPLFALIVGGYALRRWDFPGDAFWPAAERLNYFILFPALLFSSLASAPLDNPALPRLAMAVMFGLGLAWLALLLAKRLCGWPAGRFGAITQGILRFNTYLGLAAVASLFGKEGLTLAALMLALMVPTVNVMSVWALTAERGVSLRSLLLPVLKNPLIFACVAGALVNLSGLGLPGGTDRLLGLLAAASLPLGLLCVGAALRPQELAGEVPTLAWNCALRLLAMPLLAFAAARIVGLPPMESGVLVLFFALPTAPTAYVLTRQLGGDSHLMAGIITLQTLLAAGSLLLVLLMLGAA; translated from the coding sequence GTGCGCCTGCCACTGGGGGTGTACGTGATCGATCTGTTGCTGGCCTTGTGGCCGTTGTTTGCTTTGATAGTCGGTGGTTATGCCTTGCGCCGTTGGGACTTCCCCGGCGATGCGTTCTGGCCCGCAGCCGAACGCCTGAACTACTTCATCCTGTTTCCCGCTCTGCTGTTCAGCAGCCTGGCCAGCGCACCGCTGGATAACCCGGCGCTGCCGCGATTGGCCATGGCCGTGATGTTTGGCCTGGGTCTGGCCTGGCTCGCGCTGTTGCTGGCCAAACGCCTGTGCGGCTGGCCAGCCGGGCGCTTTGGCGCGATCACTCAAGGCATCCTGCGCTTCAACACCTACCTCGGCCTGGCGGCAGTCGCCAGCCTGTTCGGCAAAGAGGGACTGACCCTCGCCGCCTTGATGCTGGCGCTGATGGTGCCGACGGTGAATGTGATGTCGGTCTGGGCGCTGACCGCCGAACGCGGGGTCAGCCTGCGCTCGTTGCTGCTGCCGGTGCTGAAGAACCCGCTGATCTTCGCCTGCGTCGCCGGCGCGCTGGTCAACCTCAGCGGCCTCGGCTTGCCCGGCGGCACGGATCGGCTGCTCGGCCTGCTCGCCGCCGCCAGCCTACCGCTCGGTCTACTCTGCGTCGGTGCCGCGCTGCGCCCGCAAGAGCTGGCGGGCGAGGTCCCGACGCTGGCCTGGAACTGCGCGCTGCGGTTGTTGGCGATGCCGCTGTTGGCTTTCGCGGCTGCCCGCATAGTTGGTCTGCCACCCATGGAAAGTGGCGTACTGGTGCTGTTCTTCGCCCTGCCCACCGCGCCCACCGCGTATGTGCTGACGCGCCAGCTCGGTGGTGACAGTCATCTCATGGCCGGCATCATCACCCTGCAGACGCTGCTGGCGGCCGGCAGCCTGCTGCTGGTTTTACTCATGCTGGGCGCTGCATAG
- a CDS encoding LysR substrate-binding domain-containing protein has translation MKRLPPLPALHTFLITAQCCNFTRAADLLHITQGAVSRQIAGLESHLGYPLFQRQARGLSLTTQGRELFPRIQQVFALIDEAVEQVGAKREALQLKAPTCVMRWLLPRLLQWQAVRPDVPVELTTTVQHAVDFRREEFDAAVVYGAHPGNSVVAHHLFDEQLTPVCSQQLIAGPVPLKTLADLEQHMLLHPTRDQRDWETWLKVAGTKVNNISKGQHFDTLDLAMSVASQGTGVAIGDWALIGEDLSAGRLVTPFDLKVRTGAAYYLVYPERPDPSPQLRELIDWLLVQAAERTDQPPA, from the coding sequence ATGAAACGGCTTCCCCCTCTGCCTGCTCTGCATACCTTTCTGATCACGGCCCAGTGCTGCAACTTCACGCGGGCGGCCGATCTGCTGCACATCACCCAGGGGGCGGTGAGTCGGCAGATTGCCGGTCTGGAGAGTCATCTGGGTTATCCGCTGTTCCAGCGGCAGGCGCGCGGCTTGAGCCTGACGACCCAGGGGCGCGAGCTGTTTCCACGAATCCAGCAGGTGTTCGCTCTGATCGACGAGGCGGTCGAGCAGGTGGGGGCGAAACGCGAAGCGCTGCAACTCAAGGCCCCCACGTGTGTGATGCGTTGGTTGCTGCCGCGCCTGTTGCAGTGGCAGGCAGTGCGCCCGGACGTGCCGGTCGAGTTGACCACTACCGTGCAGCATGCGGTCGATTTTCGCCGCGAGGAGTTCGACGCCGCCGTGGTCTATGGTGCGCATCCCGGCAACTCGGTGGTCGCCCACCACCTGTTCGATGAACAACTCACGCCGGTCTGCTCGCAGCAACTGATTGCGGGCCCCGTACCGCTCAAGACCTTGGCCGATCTGGAGCAGCACATGCTGTTGCACCCGACCCGCGATCAACGCGACTGGGAAACCTGGCTGAAGGTCGCCGGCACCAAGGTCAACAACATCAGCAAAGGGCAGCATTTCGACACGCTGGACCTGGCCATGTCGGTCGCCTCGCAGGGAACGGGCGTCGCCATTGGCGATTGGGCGTTGATCGGCGAGGACCTCAGCGCAGGGCGGCTGGTCACCCCCTTCGACCTCAAGGTTCGCACGGGCGCCGCCTATTACCTGGTCTATCCGGAGCGCCCCGACCCCTCACCGCAGTTGCGCGAGCTGATCGACTGGCTACTCGTGCAGGCCGCCGAGCGCACAGATCAGCCACCCGCTTAA
- a CDS encoding 5-guanidino-2-oxopentanoate decarboxylase translates to MSTCGEVLVQLLERYGVEQVFGIPGVHTVELYRGLARSTINHVTPRHEQGAGFMADGYARTSGKPGVCFIITGPGMTNIATAMAQAYADSIPMLVISSVQARSQLGGGRGKLHELPSQSNLVAGFSAFSHTLMSAAELPAVLARAFAVFQAGRPRPVHIEIPLDVLVEEADALLASQPVSVAKAGAGPAAIAQMTGLLAAAKRPLILAGGGAVDAAPALTQLAELLDAPVALTINAKGMLPSRHPLLIGSTQSTVATRELVSEADVVVAVGTELAETDYDVTFAGGFEIPGALLRIDIDPDQTVRNYPPSVALVSDAGAALEALLAALTAKTLAPRCAEWGSTRAGALREALEASWDNATRGQTCFLQTVLEVLPDAVLVGDSTQPVYTGNLTLNLEQPRRWFNSSTGYGTLGYALPAAIGALLGDNREASARRPVVCLIGDGGLQFTLAELASAVEARTPIIVLLWNNQGYEEIKKYMVNRAIEPVGVDIYTPDFIGVAKALGCAAEQVQGVDTLRTALRKASDSQLPTLIEIDQQSWMNGMAQC, encoded by the coding sequence ATGTCGACATGCGGCGAAGTGTTGGTGCAATTACTCGAGCGCTATGGGGTCGAGCAGGTATTCGGCATACCGGGCGTACACACCGTCGAGCTGTATCGCGGGCTCGCCCGGTCGACCATCAACCATGTCACGCCACGCCACGAGCAGGGTGCCGGTTTCATGGCCGATGGCTATGCGCGTACCAGCGGCAAACCGGGGGTGTGCTTCATCATCACCGGCCCCGGCATGACCAATATCGCCACCGCCATGGCCCAGGCCTATGCCGATTCGATCCCGATGCTGGTGATTTCCAGCGTGCAGGCGCGCAGCCAATTGGGCGGTGGGCGCGGCAAACTGCACGAGCTACCGTCGCAAAGTAACTTGGTCGCCGGCTTCTCCGCCTTCTCGCACACCCTGATGTCGGCGGCCGAGCTACCGGCCGTGCTGGCCCGCGCGTTTGCCGTGTTCCAGGCCGGTCGGCCGCGCCCGGTGCATATCGAGATTCCTCTCGACGTGCTGGTGGAAGAGGCCGACGCACTGCTCGCCAGCCAGCCTGTCAGCGTGGCGAAAGCCGGCGCCGGCCCTGCCGCTATTGCGCAAATGACCGGCTTGCTGGCCGCAGCCAAGCGCCCACTGATCCTTGCCGGTGGCGGCGCTGTCGATGCGGCGCCAGCGCTGACCCAACTGGCCGAGCTGCTGGATGCCCCGGTGGCCCTGACCATCAATGCCAAGGGCATGCTGCCTTCGCGCCACCCGCTGTTGATCGGCTCGACCCAATCCACCGTGGCTACCCGCGAGCTGGTCAGTGAGGCCGACGTGGTAGTGGCCGTCGGCACCGAGTTGGCCGAGACCGACTATGACGTGACCTTCGCCGGCGGCTTCGAAATCCCCGGCGCGCTGCTGCGCATCGACATCGACCCGGACCAGACGGTTCGCAACTACCCGCCAAGCGTGGCGCTGGTATCCGACGCCGGTGCGGCGCTGGAAGCCTTACTGGCCGCCCTCACGGCGAAAACGCTGGCACCACGTTGCGCCGAGTGGGGCAGCACCCGCGCCGGCGCATTGCGGGAGGCGCTCGAGGCATCCTGGGATAACGCCACGCGTGGGCAGACGTGCTTCCTGCAGACCGTGCTGGAGGTGCTGCCCGACGCCGTGCTGGTCGGCGATTCGACCCAGCCGGTCTACACCGGCAACCTGACCCTCAACCTGGAACAACCACGGCGCTGGTTCAACTCCTCGACGGGTTACGGAACCCTGGGTTACGCCTTGCCGGCGGCGATTGGTGCCTTGCTGGGCGACAACCGCGAGGCGTCGGCGCGGCGCCCGGTGGTCTGCCTGATTGGCGATGGCGGCCTGCAGTTCACCCTGGCGGAGCTGGCAAGTGCGGTGGAGGCGCGAACCCCAATCATCGTCCTGCTGTGGAATAACCAGGGCTATGAGGAGATCAAGAAGTACATGGTGAACCGCGCCATCGAGCCGGTTGGCGTGGACATCTACACCCCTGACTTCATCGGTGTGGCCAAGGCCCTGGGCTGCGCGGCGGAGCAGGTCCAGGGGGTCGATACCTTGCGCACGGCGCTGCGCAAGGCCAGCGACAGTCAACTGCCCACCCTGATCGAGATCGATCAGCAAAGCTGGATGAACGGGATGGCGCAATGCTGA
- a CDS encoding ABC transporter substrate-binding protein — translation MGEYDLNRRKFIKSVGVASVAAATLSMPFIRASGSDMRFHGKTLRLLTWSDDTGLAALRNIAATFEAKTGAKVIADRTGSTSEMVAKLKAGGDRPQYDIITLAGVGAEGLASAGLLEKPDLNRIPNLKDVPAQYQTGANGHGIGYLLWCNSLVYSTRTVKEVPDSYAALWDKDFASNLFLPPPNWTEAMDLIIIAAKLAGGDEHNIEPGFKKLEELKDRVITLGENPNQIAELFRTGSLDLGGLYAPAFFPKQIRDPAYGLGATFGMKEGFYTDLMLSVMPKNRPGDTDLAYAFIDHSLDPLVQGKMAEDIYNGPVNAKAIISAEARKSPYILTPEQIAEKAIMHDNAFLATVHDQWIRRYTEIFSS, via the coding sequence ATGGGCGAGTACGATCTGAACAGAAGAAAATTCATCAAATCGGTGGGCGTCGCCTCGGTGGCCGCCGCCACCTTGTCCATGCCCTTTATCCGGGCTAGCGGCAGCGACATGAGGTTTCATGGCAAGACCCTGCGTCTGCTCACCTGGTCCGACGACACCGGCCTGGCCGCGCTGCGCAATATCGCCGCCACCTTCGAAGCCAAAACCGGCGCCAAGGTCATCGCCGACCGCACCGGCAGCACCTCGGAGATGGTCGCCAAACTCAAGGCCGGCGGTGATCGCCCGCAGTACGACATCATCACCCTCGCCGGGGTCGGCGCGGAAGGCCTGGCCAGCGCCGGTCTGCTGGAAAAGCCCGACCTCAACCGCATCCCCAACCTCAAAGATGTGCCGGCGCAATACCAAACCGGCGCCAACGGCCATGGCATCGGCTATCTGCTCTGGTGCAACAGCCTGGTCTATAGCACCCGCACCGTGAAAGAAGTGCCGGATAGCTACGCGGCGCTGTGGGACAAGGACTTCGCCAGCAACCTGTTCCTGCCGCCACCGAACTGGACCGAGGCCATGGACCTGATCATCATCGCCGCCAAGCTGGCCGGTGGCGACGAGCACAACATCGAGCCGGGCTTCAAGAAGCTCGAAGAGCTCAAGGATCGGGTCATTACCCTGGGTGAAAACCCCAACCAGATCGCTGAGCTGTTCCGCACCGGCTCGCTGGATTTGGGCGGTCTCTATGCGCCGGCGTTCTTCCCGAAACAGATCCGCGACCCCGCTTACGGTCTGGGCGCCACCTTCGGCATGAAGGAAGGTTTCTACACCGACCTGATGCTCTCGGTAATGCCGAAGAATCGCCCCGGCGACACCGATCTGGCCTATGCCTTCATCGACCATTCGCTCGACCCGCTGGTGCAGGGCAAGATGGCCGAGGACATCTACAACGGTCCGGTCAACGCCAAGGCGATCATCTCGGCAGAAGCGCGCAAGAGCCCGTATATCCTCACGCCGGAGCAGATTGCAGAGAAGGCGATCATGCACGATAACGCCTTCCTCGCCACCGTTCACGACCAGTGGATTCGCCGCTACACGGAAATCTTCTCTTCCTGA